In Trichomycterus rosablanca isolate fTriRos1 chromosome 4, fTriRos1.hap1, whole genome shotgun sequence, one DNA window encodes the following:
- the LOC134311218 gene encoding complement C1q-like protein 4 — protein MSYGIFTVPVRGVYFLRMYAHSHAGVRMAVRLMKNGEVQCSVYSHMPSSTNGNASNGIVLSLEKGDEIYTKLWDNSWVYDDPAGYTSFGGFLLFPL, from the exons ATGTCCTATG GGATCTTCACCGTCCCGGTGAGGGGCGTGTACTTCCTGAGGATGTACGCCCACTCTCACGCCGGGGTCCGCATGGCCGTCAGGCTGATGAAGAACGGAGAGGTTCAGTGCTCCGTCTACTCTCACATGCCCAGTTCCACCAACGGCAACGCCAGCAACGGCATCGTCCTGAGTCTGGAGAAAGGGGACGAGATCTACACCAAACTGTGGGACAACTCCTGGGTTTACGACGACCCGGCTGGGTACACCAGTTTCGGAGGGTTCTTACTCTTCCCCCTGTGA